Proteins from a genomic interval of Sulfurimonas sp. HSL3-2:
- a CDS encoding 3'-5' exonuclease, protein MLFSLLKKWKKSRNLSNLKEKEFSFLFDEDTSGEFVVFDTETTGLDPKNDEILSIGAVKIKDNKILTSQTFEVYLKNSKDICSKSIAIHRIRECDLKDAKSPEDAVKEFLHFIGSRTLIGYYLEFDVEMINKYIKPMIGVTLPNEMIEVSEIYFEKTITLIPQGNIDLRFDTILKNCNVPNMGVHNAVNDAIMTAMIYLKLTKEKK, encoded by the coding sequence ATGCTTTTCTCTTTGTTGAAAAAATGGAAAAAAAGTAGAAATTTGTCAAATTTAAAGGAGAAAGAGTTCTCTTTTTTATTTGACGAGGACACAAGCGGGGAGTTTGTCGTATTTGACACGGAGACAACTGGACTCGATCCAAAAAACGATGAGATACTTTCCATTGGAGCCGTTAAGATAAAAGATAATAAGATATTGACTTCACAAACATTTGAGGTTTATCTTAAAAACTCTAAAGATATCTGTTCTAAGAGCATAGCGATACATCGCATAAGAGAGTGTGATCTCAAAGATGCAAAAAGTCCCGAAGATGCTGTAAAGGAATTTTTACACTTTATAGGATCTAGAACTTTGATTGGGTATTACTTAGAGTTCGATGTAGAGATGATAAACAAGTATATAAAACCGATGATAGGCGTAACGCTTCCAAATGAGATGATCGAGGTTTCTGAAATCTATTTTGAAAAGACAATTACCTTGATACCTCAAGGAAATATTGATTTACGCTTCGATACAATCTTAAAAAATTGTAATGTACCGAATATGGGTGTCCATAATGCAGTCAATGACGCTATTATGACAGCCATGATATATTTAAAACTTACCAAGGAGAAAAAATAA
- a CDS encoding putative nucleotidyltransferase substrate binding domain-containing protein has protein sequence MSILDQRKLIESIHPFELLSSSVLDDLMSKMDIAYYPKDTLLFSKNIPSIAFYIIIKGSVKEYIDDEIHSFFGSGDSFDADALIYGKTEGKFVVDEDLICYEIKKDDFVALLENKDVQGYFLQDFVTRHQQLKEYHTQSDLTPFLISKVSEIYLHNSCIVDADTSIFDALQKQKELQATVILVKHEGSYAIVTDSNLKEKVLLKGVDVHSPIIEIATRKLISIDINEFLFNALILMTHNSIKRVVVMDKGEVKGVLEQLDLLSYFANHSHLVAVQIDRAQNVEDLKDLQKDLKNIILSLDAKGVKVRYITKLISTLNMKIYKKVFDMCVSEDLREKCALVVMGSEGREEQSIKTDQDNALIVKEGMDVELFTEPMMRLNRFLLDIGFPVCSGNVMVSNEFYRRDEASYRALIDEWIGSLDEANLQSLSIFLDAKCVAGDKALLEGLKTYLFESFSARDDVLAHIAKSVLNFETPLSLFSGFVLEKSHHNKLDLKKGGIFALVHGIRTLSLEYKIDVTNTIERIKALNNKGIFDKTFATELIECFDTLSSIRLKAMLESKSMDEINYINPNNLQKIDIDLLKDSFKVVNKFKKFMIFHFHLNMVG, from the coding sequence TTGAGCATACTTGATCAAAGAAAACTTATCGAGTCCATTCATCCCTTTGAACTGCTTAGTTCGTCCGTACTAGACGACCTTATGAGCAAAATGGATATTGCTTACTACCCTAAAGACACTCTTCTATTCTCAAAAAACATCCCTTCAATTGCATTTTATATCATTATCAAAGGTTCTGTAAAAGAGTATATTGATGATGAAATCCACAGTTTTTTCGGTTCAGGCGACAGCTTTGATGCTGATGCCCTTATCTATGGAAAGACGGAAGGAAAATTTGTCGTTGATGAAGACCTGATATGTTATGAGATCAAAAAAGATGATTTTGTAGCTCTTTTGGAAAATAAAGATGTTCAGGGTTATTTTTTACAAGACTTTGTAACACGTCATCAACAGCTAAAAGAGTATCACACACAAAGTGACTTGACTCCGTTTTTGATCTCAAAGGTCAGCGAGATCTATCTTCACAATTCATGCATCGTCGATGCCGATACCAGTATATTTGATGCTTTGCAAAAACAAAAAGAGCTGCAGGCAACTGTTATACTTGTCAAGCATGAGGGAAGTTATGCCATAGTTACCGACAGCAATCTAAAAGAGAAGGTCCTTTTAAAGGGAGTTGATGTCCATTCTCCTATTATAGAGATAGCGACACGAAAACTCATCAGCATCGATATAAACGAGTTTTTGTTTAATGCACTGATACTTATGACACACAACAGCATAAAAAGAGTTGTCGTTATGGACAAGGGTGAAGTCAAAGGTGTACTTGAACAGCTTGATCTGCTCAGTTATTTTGCAAACCATTCGCATCTTGTAGCGGTTCAGATAGACAGGGCACAAAACGTAGAGGATCTCAAAGATCTTCAAAAAGATCTGAAGAACATCATACTCTCTCTTGATGCCAAAGGGGTAAAAGTAAGATATATCACGAAACTCATCTCTACGTTAAACATGAAGATATATAAAAAAGTGTTTGACATGTGTGTAAGTGAAGATCTGCGTGAGAAATGCGCACTTGTAGTGATGGGTTCAGAGGGAAGAGAAGAACAGAGTATCAAGACAGATCAGGACAACGCACTGATTGTCAAAGAGGGTATGGATGTGGAACTCTTCACTGAACCGATGATGCGGTTAAACAGATTTCTGCTAGATATCGGATTTCCGGTATGCAGCGGAAATGTGATGGTAAGCAATGAGTTTTATAGACGTGACGAAGCAAGTTACAGAGCACTTATAGATGAGTGGATAGGAAGTTTGGATGAGGCAAATCTACAAAGTCTCAGCATCTTTTTGGATGCGAAATGTGTTGCCGGAGATAAAGCCCTGTTGGAGGGATTAAAAACATATCTGTTTGAAAGCTTCAGTGCAAGAGATGATGTATTGGCACATATCGCCAAATCGGTGCTCAACTTTGAGACACCTTTGTCTCTATTTTCAGGCTTTGTCTTAGAAAAAAGCCACCATAATAAACTTGATCTAAAAAAAGGAGGTATATTCGCCCTGGTTCACGGGATAAGGACATTATCGTTAGAGTATAAAATCGATGTGACAAACACGATAGAAAGAATAAAAGCACTTAACAATAAAGGGATATTTGACAAGACGTTTGCAACGGAGCTTATAGAGTGTTTCGACACTTTATCATCCATCAGACTTAAAGCGATGCTTGAATCAAAAAGCATGGATGAGATAAACTATATAAATCCTAACAATCTGCAAAAGATCGACATCGATTTGTTAAAAGACAGCTTTAAAGTCGTAAACAAGTTTAAAAAGTTTATGATCTTTCATTTCCATCTCAATATGGTGGGCTGA